A DNA window from candidate division KSB1 bacterium contains the following coding sequences:
- a CDS encoding TonB family protein codes for MAGTQHLKLRIERNGEVRERHLRQKEALSIGRSPDNDIVLYGEHFPKKMQMFVPNGNGYELRLLEGCRGEVVQDNKRLDFTDLLSHGLLPKRDGYPCIALSPGKFGFVHLGDVRIDFAFDSTPVETLDFAGFSPMQAFLKNLQEDGLFRSVLTALLMTSAGVSYWLSTIPFAPPRQEVVVEQVVRRISKFIPKVQEPPPPPPPLAQTSTAGADANNPKNEKKEGAQEGSTKEREGKGNAGYGEKTENPGQGVNLENMAALALLTGSGSSDQGSGVLQQLLDDDLATSLTSVVTNTKLTAGGRGKSGQGQAADPNDILAASLIGEGEGGGGAKIDEILAGDIGSQKKVSLEKAARVRVETMSKTGGSQEAMGARSEESLRAVLMKNMGRLQYIYNKYLKLNPDIGGKVQVEITINADGTVAKAVVLSSEIAIPEFQNEIVDAIKRWKYDAIASGAMTVVCPIVFYKV; via the coding sequence ATGGCAGGTACCCAACACTTGAAGCTGCGCATCGAACGCAACGGTGAAGTGCGCGAACGCCATTTGCGTCAGAAGGAAGCCTTGAGCATCGGTCGCAGCCCGGACAACGACATCGTGCTCTATGGCGAGCATTTCCCCAAGAAGATGCAGATGTTCGTGCCCAACGGCAACGGCTACGAATTGCGGCTGCTGGAGGGCTGCCGCGGCGAGGTGGTGCAGGACAACAAGCGACTGGACTTCACGGATTTGTTGTCGCACGGTCTGTTGCCCAAACGGGACGGCTACCCCTGCATTGCCCTCAGCCCGGGCAAATTCGGTTTTGTTCATCTCGGGGATGTGCGCATCGACTTCGCTTTCGACAGCACGCCAGTCGAAACGCTCGACTTTGCCGGCTTCTCACCAATGCAGGCGTTTCTCAAAAACCTGCAGGAAGACGGCCTGTTCCGCTCGGTCCTGACGGCGTTGTTGATGACCAGCGCGGGCGTCTCTTACTGGCTTAGCACGATTCCGTTTGCCCCGCCGCGACAGGAGGTTGTCGTCGAGCAGGTGGTGCGCCGCATCAGCAAGTTTATCCCCAAAGTTCAGGAGCCACCGCCTCCGCCACCGCCGCTTGCCCAAACCAGCACTGCCGGGGCGGACGCAAACAACCCCAAAAATGAGAAAAAGGAGGGCGCGCAGGAGGGCTCTACCAAAGAGCGCGAAGGCAAAGGCAATGCGGGCTATGGCGAAAAGACGGAGAATCCCGGACAGGGCGTCAACCTCGAAAATATGGCGGCACTGGCGCTGCTGACCGGCAGCGGCAGCAGCGATCAGGGAAGCGGCGTGCTGCAGCAGTTGCTCGATGATGACCTGGCCACCAGTCTCACCAGCGTGGTCACCAATACCAAGTTGACCGCCGGCGGCCGCGGCAAGTCCGGACAGGGCCAGGCGGCGGATCCGAACGACATTCTGGCCGCCAGTCTGATCGGGGAAGGCGAGGGTGGTGGCGGTGCCAAAATCGATGAGATTCTCGCAGGCGACATCGGCTCACAGAAGAAAGTGAGTTTGGAAAAGGCGGCGCGGGTGCGGGTTGAAACCATGAGCAAGACCGGCGGCTCACAGGAGGCCATGGGCGCGCGCAGCGAGGAATCCCTGCGCGCCGTGCTGATGAAGAACATGGGGCGCCTGCAGTACATCTACAACAAATATCTCAAGCTCAACCCCGACATCGGCGGCAAGGTGCAGGTCGAGATCACCATCAACGCCGACGGCACGGTGGCGAAGGCCGTGGTGCTGAGCTCGGAAATTGCCATCCCGGAGTTCCAGAATGAGATCGTCGACGCCATCAAGCGCTGGAAGTATGATGCCATCGCCAGCGGCGCGATGACCGTCGTTTGCCCCATCGTGTTTTATAAAGTTTGA